The window TAACTTCTTTCTATTATAAAGGATGAAAAATGATTAATAAAGTAAACGAGCATTCTATGTCGAAATATATTTACAAGCTAATCTTCTTGTAGCACAAAATGAAGTTTGGTAAAATGTTCATTACGTCATTAGTTTTCACCTACTAGCAAAAACGTAAAGCCTAACAACTAATAACGAACGACTAACACCTAAAAGGGGGGAAAGAGATGCCAAAAGGTAGTGGTAAAACAGTCAGTCAAAACAAAAAAGCGTACCATGATTATTTTATCGAAGAAACATTTGAGACAGGCATGGTGCTTCAAGGTACAGAGATTAAATCGATACGTGCAGGTCGCATAAACATGAAAGATGCGTTTGCCCGCGTGCAACAAGGGGAAGTATTTATACATAACATGCACATAAGCCCGTATGAACAAGGAAACCGATACAATCACGAACCTTTACGTACTCGTAAGTTATTACTTCATCGCCGCGAAATCAATAAACTTATTGGAATGACAAAAGAAGAAGGATACACGCTAGTTCCACTAAAAGTTTATATGAAAAATGGTTTTGCTAAGTTGTTAATAGGACTTGGTAAAGGAAAGAAAAAGTACGATAAACGTGAAGATCTAAAACAAAAAGAAGCAAAACGCGATATTGAACGAGCATTCCGTGATCGTCAGAAGATGTGATCTAGCTATTAGCTGTTAGGCGTTAGCTTTAGGAAAACTAAAAACCTAACCACTAATAACTAACCACTAACTATTGATTTACAAAAACTTACAATTGAAATGTTTTGTGAGTATGGTATAATGAATTTGTCGCTGATAATTAGTGACACATTGACAATTTAATAGCTAATGCAAATTTAGTTTTGAATTATCATCCCGTTATTCTCTCACTTCTAGATCAATTTAAAATTTGACTCTAGAATTTTTGGCAAAGGAGAAGCGAGGAGGTCGAGGAAGCTGAAGATGAGAACACCGGAGTTTATTTTGACATAAATGAGGATGTTATCAGCTGAAGCTGACGAAGAGATCCGACGCTTATCGTTTGACAAACCGAGGGGACGTTACGGATTCGACAGGGATAGTTCGAGCTTGGGTTGCGAGTCGGGGGGATCGTCCTCGTCATCAACGTCAACGCCAATATAACTGGCAAACAAAACAACAACTTCGCTTTAGCTGCTTAATAACAGTCTAATGCGGTTCCTCCCTCCATCGCTCATGTGGTAGGATCAGGGACTCACTCTTAGTGGGCTACGCTTGCGATCTCCGTCTGGGGTCAAAAGAAGAGAACAATCAGACTAGCTGCTTGGAAGCCCGTCAATAGGCTGAAGAGTTAGCGAAATACTAATATATTGACTACACTCGTAGACGCTTAAGTGGCGATGTTTCTGGACGTGGGTTCGATTAGTAATTAGTCGCCTTATGTGGTAACACATAAGTGAAAATCTGGCTTTATCGGTGAAACCTAAGTCGCACATCGTGGCGATAAGGCAATGCCGAGCGGTATGTGGAGTAATCCAACAGCCGTGTATCGACTCATAGGTTGCCATTCAGTGGTAATACTAGGATGCGAAATGCTACCAAGACTTTGGTAAAAATAATGTTTCGTATAATACGCCAGAGGACCTATTCAAACAATAGGTTCAAGATATAGTCAGTGCCATGACGAAAGCATGGAAAAGCACGTCCCACCGTCTCCATATACCAAAAGAGTAAAGACCAGTCTAATTGACTGGTCTTTTTTACTTCCTAAAGGTCAAAAAAGCTAGATTCAAAAGCAAGCTTTTGTTCTAATTGTTCCTTGTTGTATTTACCATTTCGTAAAGTTACTTTATCGTACATACTTAATATCCATTCAGCTCTTTTACGTTTACAATTAACTCTTAGAAATGGATATGTAGCACGAAGAGTTTGAAAAACTTCATTTTTCGTTTTAACACTAAGTGAATATGAGTTTTTATGAACTTGTGGTTTGTAGTTTTTCTTTTTGGAGATTGAACCACCAATTAAATCTTTCAGATATATAAGTAGCTCTAAATCTGTAGAGGCAATAGTTATGCAAGGCCGACGAAATTCATTAGCGTGAATTCTACTTAACGTTATGGACCCTTCACCATCAATAATTCCAGCAACATAAGCAGCTTCCCAAACCTCCATTATTTTGGCCTCCTTATAGTTATAAACACCACATACTTATTATTTAACAAGTTACCAACAGCTTTTCAATAAATTAACAATCAAATATTTATAAGCAAAAAAAAGAATAAAGTGCATTATGCACCTTATTCTAACTATACTTCACCTTCTTCCCACCAGGCTTCTTCCACTTCTTATTCATAATTAACGTTACAATACCAATAATGACAACAAAAGCCAAACTGATAAAAAATCCAAATCGAATCGTACTGTTTAGCAACGTCCCACTAACTGCAATCAATATAATAACAATACCTGACCAAGCTAATAGTTTATTCCACAACTTAATATCTAAAATCTTTAAGGAAGAAAAGATAATAAATGACCAGTTATACAACAACAACAACCCTGCAGCGGTCGTAATATA is drawn from Bacillus alkalisoli and contains these coding sequences:
- the smpB gene encoding SsrA-binding protein SmpB — protein: MPKGSGKTVSQNKKAYHDYFIEETFETGMVLQGTEIKSIRAGRINMKDAFARVQQGEVFIHNMHISPYEQGNRYNHEPLRTRKLLLHRREINKLIGMTKEEGYTLVPLKVYMKNGFAKLLIGLGKGKKKYDKREDLKQKEAKRDIERAFRDRQKM
- a CDS encoding LAGLIDADG family homing endonuclease → MEVWEAAYVAGIIDGEGSITLSRIHANEFRRPCITIASTDLELLIYLKDLIGGSISKKKNYKPQVHKNSYSLSVKTKNEVFQTLRATYPFLRVNCKRKRAEWILSMYDKVTLRNGKYNKEQLEQKLAFESSFFDL